In a genomic window of Aggregatimonas sangjinii:
- a CDS encoding amidohydrolase, translating into MKKHLLLAICTLMAFTLSAQKISKNKKAVIASVETHKTELIKISDSIWALAETAFEESVSAAVLADYAEKNGMTVTRGVADIPTAFTATYGSGKPVISILGEFDALPGISQKASPIKEPLEAGAAGHGCGHNMFGTSSLGAAIAIKELMEAGKLNGTIKFLGTPAEEKFFAKVWMVKAGLWDDVDVNLSWHPSAGTEADVQSGLSLIDFIVEFSGQAAHASMDPWNGRSASDALELYTTGINYYREHILPTSRIHYHIQDGGQVVNVVPDYAKLWVRVRDPKRSKMLPTYERVKAMAEGAAIMANVDYKITLVSGIYETLVNRSGGEIMQANLELLGPINYTQEETAFGKAIQKATQKPEVGMDSKIYPLRETLESPGGGSTDVGDVSWNVPNINLGVTVAPKGTPWHSWAVVACGGMSIGHKGMLYAAKALGMTAVDLFDDPKLVNKVTEEFKTRKGDEVYKPMIDGPPPIGSD; encoded by the coding sequence AACAAAAAAGCCGTCATAGCTTCGGTAGAAACGCATAAAACGGAACTGATTAAAATAAGCGATTCGATTTGGGCTTTGGCCGAAACCGCTTTTGAAGAATCGGTATCCGCTGCGGTACTTGCCGATTATGCCGAAAAAAACGGGATGACAGTTACCCGAGGTGTTGCCGATATTCCGACCGCCTTTACAGCTACCTATGGTTCAGGAAAACCGGTCATTAGTATATTGGGGGAATTTGATGCTCTCCCGGGAATTTCCCAAAAAGCCTCTCCTATTAAAGAACCCTTGGAAGCTGGTGCCGCCGGACACGGTTGTGGTCATAACATGTTCGGCACCTCTAGTCTAGGCGCAGCTATTGCGATTAAAGAGTTGATGGAAGCCGGTAAGCTCAACGGCACCATTAAATTTCTTGGTACTCCTGCCGAGGAAAAATTCTTCGCCAAAGTTTGGATGGTAAAGGCAGGACTATGGGATGACGTTGATGTGAATTTAAGTTGGCATCCGTCCGCCGGAACGGAAGCTGATGTTCAAAGTGGCTTGTCATTGATCGACTTTATCGTAGAATTTAGCGGGCAAGCGGCCCATGCCTCTATGGACCCATGGAACGGGCGTAGCGCTTCGGATGCCTTGGAACTCTACACCACGGGCATCAACTATTACCGCGAACATATCCTGCCCACTTCAAGAATTCATTACCACATTCAGGACGGTGGGCAGGTCGTTAATGTGGTGCCGGATTATGCGAAACTTTGGGTACGCGTACGCGACCCCAAACGATCTAAAATGTTACCCACTTATGAGCGTGTAAAAGCGATGGCCGAAGGCGCTGCGATAATGGCTAACGTAGATTATAAAATCACCCTAGTATCCGGTATTTATGAAACCTTGGTCAACCGTTCTGGAGGGGAAATCATGCAAGCAAATTTAGAGCTGCTGGGGCCGATTAACTATACTCAAGAGGAAACCGCCTTCGGAAAAGCGATACAAAAGGCGACACAAAAGCCCGAAGTCGGAATGGACAGTAAGATATACCCCCTGCGAGAGACCTTGGAAAGTCCGGGAGGCGGCTCTACCGATGTAGGTGACGTTAGTTGGAATGTACCGAACATCAATCTTGGGGTTACCGTCGCACCTAAAGGCACGCCTTGGCATTCTTGGGCCGTAGTCGCCTGTGGCGGCATGTCCATCGGCCACAAAGGAATGCTATACGCCGCCAAGGCATTGGGCATGACGGCCGTAGACCTGTTTGATGATCCTAAACTGGTAAATAAGGTGACCGAGGAATTCAAGACGCGTAAGGGCGATGAAGTGTACAAGCCCATGATCGACGGGCCACCACCCATTGGGAGCGATTAG
- a CDS encoding amidohydrolase family protein — MKLRMPLMPFILVLLISCNQEVDKVSSLVDFQGDETYSVIFGSTVIGHLKTRTVRDTIQIDYDYKNNGRGPTMNETIVLNTDGFPVRWDITGNTTFGNTVDEHFTFEGSAASWTDATGSDSTTVTAPLWYVNQSGSPYSTILTARSLLKSPDFSADVLPAGTLKLTEMEKTSITVDSTKVDLTTYAMSGADLNPSYFIADNNQRLFAVISPSFVIVREGFEKQEKELRAYAEKYSTERFESLQKEYAHDYGKKVRIANVKIFDPNTLALSAPSSVLVDGEKIVSIDAADATGDDEVVINGAGGTLVAGMYEMHAHTGDEGALLNVLAGITTFRDMGNDNEVLDELIQKINSGILAGPRVHRLGFIEGESEYSANNGILVSSEEEALAAVDTYHDKGFYGVKLYNSMNGDWAPAIVERAHGYGMFVCGHVPAFSNANAMLSAGFDEMTHINQTMLGWVLEPEEDTRTLLRLTALKRFPGLDLNSPKVQESINLFVNNKTAMDPTLAIHEVLMKARNGEIWEGTKDFIDHMPPNSQRGFKVALADVASPEDDKAYREGYEKIVETLKMMKEKGIFIVPGTDLGGAFFYHRELELYQQLGYTPAELLKLATYDMAQYLGDENLGSIAPGKFADFFLIPGNPVDDIKAIKTIAMVSRGGTFYYPSEVYPAFGITPFTPKPEVKEK, encoded by the coding sequence ATGAAACTACGAATGCCGTTAATGCCCTTTATTTTAGTATTGCTCATTTCCTGTAACCAAGAAGTCGATAAAGTTTCTTCCTTGGTCGATTTTCAAGGAGACGAAACCTATTCCGTTATTTTTGGCAGTACCGTCATCGGTCATCTTAAAACCCGGACTGTCAGAGATACGATTCAAATAGATTACGATTACAAGAACAACGGTCGCGGCCCCACTATGAACGAAACCATCGTTTTAAATACGGATGGTTTTCCTGTGCGATGGGATATAACCGGAAACACTACTTTTGGGAATACCGTTGACGAGCACTTTACTTTTGAAGGAAGCGCTGCTTCTTGGACCGACGCTACCGGGAGCGATAGTACAACTGTTACTGCTCCCTTATGGTACGTAAATCAATCCGGGAGTCCGTATTCGACCATTCTTACCGCACGTAGTTTATTGAAATCCCCTGATTTTTCGGCCGATGTACTACCAGCAGGTACGCTGAAGCTTACAGAGATGGAAAAGACGAGCATCACGGTAGATTCGACCAAGGTTGACCTTACCACCTATGCGATGTCTGGAGCGGATTTAAATCCCTCTTACTTTATCGCCGATAACAACCAACGTTTATTCGCGGTAATCAGTCCGTCTTTCGTAATTGTGCGAGAGGGGTTTGAAAAGCAGGAAAAAGAACTAAGGGCCTACGCGGAAAAATATTCTACGGAGCGCTTTGAATCACTGCAAAAAGAATATGCCCATGACTATGGAAAAAAAGTGCGAATCGCCAACGTTAAAATATTCGACCCTAACACCTTGGCACTATCCGCACCTTCATCCGTATTGGTAGATGGCGAGAAGATTGTGAGTATAGATGCCGCAGACGCCACTGGTGACGATGAAGTAGTCATTAATGGAGCTGGTGGCACCCTGGTGGCCGGAATGTACGAAATGCATGCCCACACCGGCGACGAAGGTGCCCTGTTGAATGTCTTGGCCGGTATCACAACATTCAGGGATATGGGGAACGACAATGAGGTGTTGGACGAATTGATACAAAAAATTAATTCGGGAATTTTGGCAGGACCTAGAGTCCATCGTTTGGGCTTTATAGAAGGAGAAAGTGAATACAGTGCCAATAACGGAATTTTGGTTTCGAGCGAGGAGGAGGCCTTGGCCGCGGTGGACACCTATCATGATAAGGGTTTCTATGGCGTGAAGCTGTACAACTCAATGAACGGCGATTGGGCACCGGCCATTGTTGAAAGGGCACATGGGTACGGCATGTTCGTCTGTGGGCACGTACCCGCATTCTCTAATGCCAATGCCATGCTAAGTGCTGGTTTTGACGAAATGACCCATATCAACCAAACCATGTTGGGTTGGGTTTTAGAACCCGAGGAAGACACCCGTACCCTACTGCGGCTGACTGCGCTAAAGCGGTTTCCTGGCTTAGATCTAAACAGCCCCAAAGTGCAGGAATCGATAAATTTATTTGTAAACAATAAAACCGCTATGGATCCCACGTTGGCCATCCATGAGGTATTGATGAAAGCTAGAAATGGCGAGATTTGGGAAGGCACCAAGGACTTCATAGACCATATGCCCCCAAACTCGCAACGTGGGTTTAAGGTAGCCTTGGCCGATGTAGCTTCGCCCGAAGATGACAAAGCGTATCGTGAAGGTTATGAAAAAATTGTAGAGACCTTGAAAATGATGAAAGAGAAAGGAATCTTTATCGTACCGGGTACCGATTTAGGCGGTGCTTTCTTTTACCATCGGGAATTGGAGCTGTACCAACAATTGGGGTATACACCCGCTGAGCTATTAAAACTCGCCACCTATGATATGGCGCAATATTTAGGAGATGAAAACCTTGGAAGCATTGCACCTGGTAAGTTCGCCGATTTCTTTCTAATTCCAGGGAATCCTGTAGACGACATCAAGGCTATAAAAACAATCGCAATGGTTTCCAGAGGAGGTACATTTTACTATCCCAGTGAAGTCTACCCTGCATTTGGTATCACACCTTTTACCCCCAAACCGGAGGTAAAAGAAAAATAA
- a CDS encoding tetratricopeptide repeat protein: MDKWYDIMTTYEKKVDVKSKAEQLELISYYYGYTAWLIGAEKNDTAELYIDKSEKIIDELLETSPEDPTLLAFKGSFIAFTIGITNLKAIYLGPKSMRYINKSIELDPENIQGNIEKGNSMYYMPSAFGGDKAEAIEYYLKAIAGFEDQELVVNNWMYINTMTALGQAYEATEQIQLAKLCYEKIIRIFPNFMWVEDELYPDLLKRHKL, translated from the coding sequence ATGGACAAGTGGTACGACATCATGACCACGTATGAAAAGAAAGTCGATGTGAAGAGCAAAGCGGAGCAATTGGAACTGATCAGCTATTACTACGGATACACAGCGTGGTTGATCGGGGCTGAAAAAAATGACACCGCTGAGTTGTATATCGATAAGTCCGAGAAGATTATTGATGAGTTGTTGGAAACTTCCCCTGAGGATCCTACCCTGCTAGCCTTCAAAGGGTCTTTTATTGCGTTTACTATCGGTATCACGAATTTGAAGGCCATATATCTAGGTCCGAAGAGCATGCGATATATAAACAAATCGATTGAACTAGATCCCGAAAACATTCAGGGCAATATCGAAAAAGGGAACTCGATGTATTACATGCCATCCGCTTTTGGCGGGGACAAGGCCGAAGCTATCGAATACTACCTCAAAGCGATAGCGGGTTTTGAAGACCAGGAACTGGTAGTGAACAATTGGATGTACATCAACACCATGACCGCCTTGGGTCAAGCGTATGAAGCGACCGAGCAAATACAATTGGCCAAATTATGTTACGAAAAAATAATACGCATATTCCCCAATTTCATGTGGGTCGAAGATGAACTGTATCCTGATCTGCTGAAACGGCACAAGCTATAA
- a CDS encoding DUF4056 domain-containing protein, which translates to MKLNLYKLVPTCLKCCLLFVFIFPSCPVYGQGVPNDETLDLRNVPPRIIRACCFFGYDIKLWGVPFVTIDQVITVDDLGEHHYMGSRKEGIGTIYSHKGGFIDIGHLRDQIDWTRYLYATIMESRGKGEIVLPLRNEAGRKTLYLNIPDEFEAQDCILLAGKITYDLSLWHEISTWFGASAIPLIPEKFSSFSVEDVYSNLLGIHVGMKTLQSELPFNLAATKFIISTLDSLAVVETAQETYNAYDAVQGKWYTKKKRVPRSQITLRRDPDVLESSRPWLVPDSTGATENPIVLAVPLSTTEGQLLTDFYRLTIDLNYRFPVEALFPNSQHSLIDQDDFGVLLKHISKELQLMEQEMMVEKK; encoded by the coding sequence ATGAAATTGAATTTGTACAAATTAGTACCGACCTGTTTAAAATGCTGCCTACTCTTTGTTTTTATATTTCCTTCTTGTCCCGTATACGGTCAGGGCGTGCCGAATGATGAGACTCTCGATCTTCGCAACGTACCACCTCGAATTATTAGAGCCTGTTGTTTTTTCGGCTATGACATCAAATTATGGGGGGTTCCGTTCGTTACCATCGATCAGGTAATTACGGTTGACGATTTGGGCGAACACCATTATATGGGGAGTAGGAAGGAGGGTATCGGAACTATATATTCCCATAAAGGCGGTTTTATCGATATAGGCCATCTACGGGATCAAATCGATTGGACGCGCTATCTGTACGCCACGATTATGGAGAGTAGGGGTAAAGGGGAAATAGTCTTGCCCTTGCGTAACGAGGCGGGACGCAAGACACTTTATTTGAACATTCCGGACGAGTTTGAGGCTCAGGATTGTATCTTATTAGCGGGAAAAATTACGTATGATCTTTCCCTGTGGCACGAAATTTCTACCTGGTTCGGCGCATCGGCGATTCCTTTGATACCGGAAAAATTTTCCAGTTTTTCTGTAGAGGATGTGTATTCGAACTTGTTGGGTATACATGTAGGGATGAAAACGTTGCAATCGGAGCTCCCTTTTAACCTCGCAGCGACAAAGTTCATCATATCGACCTTAGACAGTTTGGCAGTGGTAGAGACCGCACAAGAGACCTATAATGCGTACGATGCCGTTCAGGGAAAATGGTACACCAAAAAGAAACGAGTACCCCGCTCACAGATTACATTAAGACGAGACCCCGATGTCTTGGAGTCGAGTCGTCCGTGGTTAGTCCCGGATTCGACGGGTGCCACCGAGAATCCGATTGTTTTAGCCGTACCCTTGTCTACCACGGAGGGGCAGTTACTTACCGATTTTTATCGATTGACCATCGATTTGAACTACAGGTTTCCGGTGGAAGCGCTTTTTCCGAATAGCCAACATAGTCTTATCGATCAGGATGACTTTGGAGTGTTATTGAAGCACATAAGCAAGGAGTTACAGCTCATGGAACAGGAGATGATGGTCGAGAAAAAATAA
- a CDS encoding pirin family protein: MTDSIISIFPLGFPWQTQDPFLFAVYHLDHYPKGNEEMGPDASLEGRVLGNDFTIKDGWRMYHGQSIPGFPAHPHRGFETITIVNKGFCDHSDSLGAAGRFGEGDVQWMTAGSGVQHSEMFPLLHTDKDNPLELFQIWLNLPKASKYVPPHFKMLWHEEIPVIEEEGATVKVIAGNYKNTTAPAPAPDSWAADSANEVAIWNIHVEANTNFTLPQALTEVSRTLYFYEGSNIEIDGQQVHINHGIQLRPRTDVMLKTADKSAHFILLQGKPIAEPVVQHGPFVMNTQEEIRATMKDYGLTQFGGWPWRYPDQVHSREKGRFAKYPDGTVVERE, from the coding sequence ATGACAGATAGTATCATAAGTATATTCCCATTGGGTTTTCCATGGCAAACCCAGGATCCATTTCTATTCGCGGTCTATCACTTAGACCATTATCCAAAGGGCAACGAAGAAATGGGTCCGGATGCGTCCTTGGAAGGGAGGGTCTTGGGCAATGATTTTACCATCAAAGACGGTTGGCGTATGTACCATGGGCAGTCCATTCCGGGATTTCCAGCGCATCCACATCGTGGCTTTGAGACCATTACCATTGTCAATAAAGGGTTTTGCGACCATTCGGACTCCCTTGGCGCCGCAGGCCGATTCGGGGAAGGCGATGTACAGTGGATGACCGCAGGCAGCGGCGTACAGCATTCCGAGATGTTTCCATTGCTGCATACCGATAAGGACAATCCTTTGGAGCTTTTTCAAATCTGGTTGAACCTTCCCAAGGCCAGTAAGTATGTGCCGCCCCACTTTAAGATGTTATGGCATGAAGAAATCCCGGTAATCGAAGAAGAAGGTGCTACGGTTAAGGTCATTGCAGGCAATTATAAAAACACGACCGCCCCTGCCCCGGCCCCAGATTCCTGGGCTGCCGATAGTGCCAATGAGGTGGCCATCTGGAATATTCATGTAGAGGCGAATACAAATTTTACCTTACCACAGGCCCTTACCGAGGTAAGCCGGACGCTGTACTTCTACGAGGGCTCCAATATCGAAATAGATGGTCAACAAGTTCATATCAATCATGGTATACAATTACGACCCCGTACGGATGTCATGCTTAAAACAGCCGACAAATCCGCTCATTTTATCTTGCTTCAAGGGAAACCAATAGCGGAACCAGTGGTGCAACACGGACCGTTTGTCATGAACACCCAAGAGGAAATACGGGCAACGATGAAAGATTACGGATTGACGCAGTTCGGGGGCTGGCCGTGGCGGTATCCCGATCAGGTTCATAGCAGGGAAAAAGGGCGTTTCGCAAAATACCCCGATGGGACCGTGGTAGAGAGAGAATAA
- a CDS encoding sulfatase, giving the protein MISGFLTSIKTTISDNVKSLIPSIPLLGSNDNKILQYFVLSIAILSSHLTTSQEIKPNVVIINVDDMGWKDVGFMGSSYYETPNIDYLASLGMVFTNGYAAAANCAPSRASLMTGKWTPRHGIYTVNSSERGASKHRKLIPVENTVILSKKHKVLPELLHQKGYNTCHAGKWHLSKNPLEYGFEVNIGGGFNGLPKSYYPPYENVNIKGGENKHLTDLIMEKTLSFVDTVQQPFFLYYAPYAVHTPIQPIDSLLEKYTRKPSWEGQGNPAYATMVENLDRNIGLLISKIKEKGLFNNTLIIFTSDNGGLYGITKQLPLRAGKGSYYEGGIREPFFFVMNDRIKANSKSDIPITHLDLFPTILNFTGIDSNQIDLDGTDLSQILEKKANELKRPLYWHFPIYLQAYNVRDNENRDSLFRTRPGSAIRYENWKLHYYFENNEVELYDLAQDIGEGSNLALQNPEKTTEMLGYLQKWWDETNAPIPKQLNPAYED; this is encoded by the coding sequence ATGATATCTGGATTTCTCACGAGTATAAAAACTACAATTTCCGATAATGTGAAGTCCTTAATTCCTAGTATTCCCCTACTGGGAAGCAATGACAACAAAATTCTTCAATATTTTGTATTATCTATCGCCATCTTATCGAGCCACTTGACTACCTCACAGGAAATCAAACCCAACGTTGTAATCATAAACGTGGATGATATGGGTTGGAAGGATGTGGGCTTTATGGGGAGCTCGTATTATGAGACCCCCAATATCGATTATTTGGCCAGTTTGGGTATGGTGTTTACTAATGGCTATGCCGCTGCTGCCAATTGCGCCCCGAGTAGGGCCTCTTTGATGACAGGCAAGTGGACGCCCCGACATGGTATATACACCGTGAATTCTTCCGAAAGGGGAGCATCGAAACATCGCAAGCTGATACCTGTTGAAAACACAGTTATTTTATCGAAAAAACATAAGGTCTTACCTGAACTATTACATCAGAAAGGCTATAACACCTGTCATGCAGGAAAATGGCATTTGAGTAAAAACCCTTTAGAATATGGGTTTGAAGTAAATATTGGTGGTGGATTCAATGGACTTCCCAAAAGTTACTATCCACCTTACGAAAACGTCAACATCAAAGGTGGTGAGAACAAGCATCTGACCGATTTGATTATGGAGAAAACCCTAAGCTTTGTCGACACCGTTCAACAGCCCTTTTTTCTGTACTACGCACCCTATGCGGTGCATACCCCTATACAGCCTATTGATTCGCTTTTAGAGAAGTATACCCGAAAACCCAGTTGGGAGGGCCAAGGAAACCCGGCGTACGCCACTATGGTGGAAAATCTGGACAGGAATATCGGACTATTGATTTCTAAGATAAAGGAGAAGGGACTGTTCAACAATACACTTATCATTTTCACTTCGGATAATGGAGGCTTATACGGCATTACAAAACAACTACCTTTGAGAGCAGGCAAGGGAAGCTATTATGAAGGCGGTATTCGCGAACCCTTTTTTTTCGTGATGAACGATAGGATAAAAGCAAACTCTAAAAGCGATATACCCATTACCCATTTGGACCTCTTTCCGACCATTTTGAATTTTACCGGAATCGATTCAAATCAAATCGATTTGGACGGAACGGATCTTTCCCAAATTTTAGAAAAAAAAGCGAACGAATTGAAACGCCCCTTGTATTGGCATTTTCCCATTTATTTACAGGCGTATAATGTTCGCGACAACGAAAACCGCGATTCCCTGTTCAGAACACGTCCCGGTTCCGCGATAAGATATGAAAATTGGAAGCTGCATTATTATTTCGAAAATAATGAAGTTGAACTTTATGACCTAGCGCAAGACATTGGAGAAGGAAGTAACCTTGCCCTTCAAAATCCTGAAAAAACAACCGAAATGTTGGGATATTTGCAAAAATGGTGGGATGAAACCAATGCGCCGATTCCCAAGCAATTAAATCCGGCGTACGAAGATTGA
- a CDS encoding sugar O-acetyltransferase — MTEKEKMLAGLNYDSRDSELLARYHQARKFILEYNHLDSSDMEKRDELLDQLLNVKGEGVWIEAPFFCDYGEHIFIGAHTFVNANCFFLDNNTISIGKNGLLGPYVQIYTANHPLKASERIVATSDGHSRYRTNTKPVTIGDNVWIGGNTVIMPGVTIGHDVTIGAGSVVSKDIPDGVLAYGNPCKVIRAL; from the coding sequence ATGACCGAAAAAGAAAAAATGCTTGCAGGTCTCAATTACGATTCCCGAGATTCCGAATTATTGGCCCGCTATCATCAGGCACGGAAGTTTATCTTAGAATACAACCACCTTGATTCCAGCGATATGGAGAAAAGGGATGAACTTCTAGACCAACTTTTGAACGTGAAGGGCGAAGGTGTATGGATCGAAGCACCGTTTTTTTGTGATTACGGGGAACACATTTTCATTGGAGCACACACTTTTGTAAACGCCAATTGCTTTTTCTTGGACAACAATACCATCAGCATAGGAAAAAATGGCCTCCTGGGACCCTATGTTCAAATCTACACGGCCAATCATCCTTTAAAAGCGTCGGAACGCATCGTCGCCACCTCGGATGGCCATAGCAGATATCGTACCAATACCAAACCTGTAACCATCGGGGATAATGTATGGATTGGCGGAAATACCGTAATCATGCCGGGAGTAACCATCGGGCACGATGTGACCATTGGCGCTGGTTCGGTCGTTAGCAAAGATATTCCCGATGGGGTGTTAGCCTATGGAAATCCCTGTAAGGTCATCAGGGCCCTATGA
- a CDS encoding VOC family protein encodes MKKIILCLVLAINVQWLSAQSFEFQYDHYSFIVKDLKAVGDFYKNILKLNEIPHPRNDPNFRWFRVHGNSQLHLIGKDSVALEHSKSVHLCLATPNLEDFIAHLKTNNIEFSDWPGTPNAITDRADGVRQIYLKDPENNWIEVNTAVHD; translated from the coding sequence ATGAAAAAAATAATTCTTTGCCTAGTGCTTGCCATCAATGTGCAATGGCTGAGCGCCCAATCTTTCGAATTTCAATACGACCATTACTCCTTTATCGTAAAGGACTTGAAAGCGGTGGGTGACTTTTACAAGAATATTTTAAAACTGAACGAGATTCCACATCCGCGAAACGACCCTAATTTCAGATGGTTTCGGGTGCATGGCAATTCGCAGTTACATCTTATCGGAAAGGATAGTGTGGCTCTGGAGCACAGCAAAAGTGTACATCTGTGTTTGGCCACCCCTAATCTGGAGGATTTTATTGCACACCTAAAAACGAACAACATCGAATTCTCAGATTGGCCCGGAACGCCAAATGCGATAACCGACAGGGCCGATGGGGTGCGCCAAATCTACCTCAAAGATCCGGAGAACAATTGGATCGAGGTAAATACGGCAGTACATGATTAG
- a CDS encoding glycosyltransferase: MIYFCYFLIGLLFIRVLVALVNFLSFAYLPKKAPLKILPSVSILIPARDEEANIGGLLEQLSTLEYDPLEIIVYNDHSSDQTESVVKHWATLHPTIRIINGQQPPHGWLGKNYACHQLAQAATGSILLFLDADVSLKKDLINRSIGHFQRRQLHLLSIFPKQIVTTFGEKVSVPLMNWILLSLLPLSLIRKSNNEAFSAANGQFMMFKADTYKTLWPHESYKSHRVEDIAILRLFKRENLASDTRLGDNDITCRMYDGLDAAIEGFTKNIFQLFGNSILATAFFAIVTTIAPFVLYNHMGLAWLGVYMAGIISIRIFVSLASRQAVVQNVVLAFPQHLVLLIIIIQGLINSKRKKILWKGRNILQGQ; encoded by the coding sequence ATGATCTATTTCTGTTATTTTTTGATAGGTTTACTCTTCATCAGGGTACTCGTGGCATTGGTCAATTTTCTGTCCTTCGCTTATTTGCCAAAGAAGGCTCCATTAAAAATTCTCCCCTCGGTTTCTATATTGATACCCGCGCGCGACGAGGAAGCGAACATCGGTGGGTTGCTTGAACAATTGTCCACCTTGGAATACGATCCTCTTGAGATTATCGTCTACAACGACCATTCATCCGATCAAACGGAAAGTGTCGTCAAGCATTGGGCAACGCTTCACCCTACCATCAGAATAATCAATGGACAGCAACCTCCGCACGGTTGGCTAGGTAAGAACTATGCTTGCCATCAATTGGCACAAGCGGCTACCGGTAGCATATTGCTTTTTTTGGATGCCGATGTTAGTCTAAAAAAAGACCTAATCAATCGCAGCATTGGTCATTTTCAGCGCAGGCAACTACATTTGTTGTCGATATTTCCAAAGCAAATCGTAACAACGTTTGGTGAAAAAGTCTCCGTACCGTTAATGAATTGGATCTTGTTGAGCTTACTTCCACTCTCACTTATCCGAAAGTCGAACAATGAAGCTTTTTCGGCGGCCAACGGGCAATTTATGATGTTCAAAGCGGATACCTATAAGACATTATGGCCGCATGAAAGCTATAAATCGCATAGGGTAGAGGATATCGCAATACTGAGATTATTCAAACGAGAAAATTTGGCAAGTGATACCCGCTTGGGCGATAACGATATTACCTGCCGAATGTATGATGGACTGGATGCCGCTATTGAGGGTTTTACAAAAAACATCTTTCAGCTTTTCGGAAATAGCATCTTGGCTACTGCCTTTTTTGCAATTGTGACTACGATTGCGCCATTTGTGCTTTATAATCATATGGGATTGGCCTGGTTAGGGGTGTATATGGCTGGAATCATATCCATTCGGATTTTTGTAAGTTTGGCCAGCCGACAAGCTGTCGTTCAAAACGTCGTATTGGCATTTCCGCAACACCTTGTGCTTCTTATCATCATCATTCAAGGACTTATTAATAGCAAACGGAAGAAAATTCTATGGAAAGGCCGCAATATTTTACAAGGACAATAA
- a CDS encoding YfcE family phosphodiesterase, producing the protein MKIGILSDIHDHIDNLKKSKKIFDKEKVEALIFCGDFCSPIPAKVMSKLFDCDIHCVFGNGDGDRFSILKFAEAEAPNLKLYGEYADLKIDGVRIAITHYPFYAKALAKSNDFEAVFCGHSHISNKEIIGNCLLMNPGEILGFKGEPTCGLFDTVSKKATIVTL; encoded by the coding sequence ATGAAAATAGGCATTCTATCCGATATTCATGATCATATCGACAACCTAAAAAAATCAAAGAAGATTTTCGACAAAGAAAAGGTCGAAGCACTCATTTTTTGTGGGGATTTTTGTTCGCCCATTCCCGCTAAAGTAATGTCTAAATTATTTGACTGCGATATTCATTGCGTATTCGGTAACGGGGACGGTGATCGATTTTCCATTTTAAAATTTGCCGAAGCAGAAGCCCCCAATTTAAAACTCTACGGCGAATATGCCGATTTAAAGATTGATGGTGTACGAATCGCGATAACCCATTATCCTTTCTATGCGAAGGCATTGGCCAAATCCAACGATTTTGAAGCGGTTTTTTGTGGTCATAGCCATATTTCCAATAAAGAAATCATAGGAAATTGTTTATTGATGAACCCAGGCGAAATACTTGGCTTTAAAGGTGAACCGACTTGTGGCCTATTCGATACGGTATCGAAGAAAGCCACAATAGTCACCTTGTAA